A window of Cryptomeria japonica chromosome 3, Sugi_1.0, whole genome shotgun sequence contains these coding sequences:
- the LOC131045698 gene encoding peroxidase P7, with translation MGCSTRTVKKSWVSLSLVASILCWSAVSAQLTPNFYNKTCPQALPIVKAAITQALSQEARMGASLLRLHFHDCFVNGCDGSILLDDTTTFRGKKSAGANANSARGFEVIDNIKTQIEKVCSGVVSCADILALATRNSVVQLGGPSWNVTLGRRDSRTASLSGANTNLPGPTSSLTSLISAFQAQGLSAKDMIALSGAHTIGQSRCQFFRSRIYNESNIDKAFAASLQKNCPFNGAGDSNLAPLDSTTANGFDNNYYKNLRSQKGVFHSDQELFNGGSADAQVTTYSTNQQAFFTDFAASMVRMGNIKPLTGTQGEIRKNCRRIN, from the exons ATGGGCTGCTCGACGAGGACAGTTAAGAAGAGTTGGGTATCGCTATCCTTAGTAGCTTCAATCTTGTGCTGGAGCGCGGTGTCTGCTCAGCTTACTCCAAACTTTTACAACAAGACGTGTCCGCAGGCATTGCCTATTGTGAAAGCAGCAATAACGCAAGCACTGTCCCAAGAAGCCAGGATGGGAGCTTCTCTTCTCCGCCTTCACTTTCACGACTGTTTTGTTAAC GGTTGCGATGGATCTATTCTCTTGGACGACACTACGACTTTCAGAGGAAAGAAGAGCGCTGGAGCCAATGCCAATTCGGCAAGGGGATTCGAGGTGATAGACAATATAAAGACCCAAATTGAGAAGGTTTGCAGTGGAGTTGTATCCTGTGCTGATATTTTGGCTCTGGCCACTCGGAACTCCGTTGTCCAA TTGGGAGGTCCAAGCTGGAATGTAACGCTTGGAAGGCGAGATTCGAGGACTGCTAGTCTGAGTGGTGCAAACACCAACCTTCCAGGCCCCACTTCGAGCCTTACTTCTCTCATCTCAGCATTCCAAGCGCAAGGACTGTCTGCGAAAGATATGATCGCTCTTTCAG GAGCTCATACCATCGGTCAATCCCGCTGCCAGTTCTTTAGAAGTCGGATCTACAATGAATCCAACATAGACAAGGCATTTGCAGCTTCTTTGCAGAAAAATTGTCCCTTCAACGGTGCTGGTGACAGTAACCTCGCACCCTTAGACTCCACGACAGCTAATGGTTTCGACAATAACTATTACAAAAATTTGAGATCTCAGAAAGGCGTTTTCCACTCCGATCAGGAATTATTTAATGGAGGATCTGCTGATGCTCAGGTGACAACATACAGCACCAATCAACAAGCCTTTTTCACAGATTTTGCCGCTTCAATGGTGAGGATGGGAAACATCAAGCCTCTTACTGGAACGCAAGGAGAGATTCGAAAGAACTGCAGAAGAATTAATTGA
- the LOC131874487 gene encoding peroxidase P7-like, with the protein MACTTWTVMKTWVSLSLIASILCCSGVYAQLTPNFYNKTCPQALPIVNAAIKQALAQEARMGASLLRLHFHDCFVNGCDGSILLDDTTTFTGEKSAGANVNSARGFEVIDNIKTQIEKVCNGVVSCADILAVATRDSVVQLGGPSWTVMLGRRDSRTASLSGANSNLPGPTSSLTSLISAFRAQGLSAKDMIALSGAHTIGQSRCQFFRSRIYNESNIDKAFAASMQKNCPFNGAGDSNLAPLDSTTANGFDNNYYKNLRSQKGLFHSDQELFNGGSADAQVTTYSTNQQDFFTDFVAAMVRMGNIKPLTGTQGEIRKNCRRIN; encoded by the exons ATGGCCTGCACAACTTGGACAGTAATGAAGACTTGGGTATCGCTATCCTTAATAGCCTCAATCTTGTGCTGCAGCGGGGTGTATGCTCAGCTTACTCCAAACTTTTACAACAAGACCTGTCCGCAGGCATTGCCTATAGTGAATGCCGCAATAAAGCAAGCGCTGGCCCAAGAAGCCAGAATGGGAGCTTCTCTTCTTCGCCTTCACTTTCACGACTGTTTTGTTAAT GGTTGCGATGGATCTATTCTCTTAGACGACACTACGACTTTCACAGGAGAGAAGAGTGCTGGAGCCAATGTTAATTCGGCCAGGGGATTCGAGGTGATAGATAATATCAAAACCCAAATTGAGAAGGTTTGCAATGGAGTTGTATCCTGTGCTGATATTTTGGCAGTAGCCACTCGCGACTCTGTTGTCCAA TTGGGAGGTCCGAGCTGGACTGTAATGCTTGGAAGGCGAGATTCGAGGACTGCTAGTCTGAGTGGTGCAAACAGCAACCTTCCGGGCCCCACTTCGAGCCTTACTTCTCTCATCTCAGCATTCCGAGCACAAGGACTGTCTGCAAAGGATATGATCGCTCTTTCAG GAGCTCATACCATTGGTCAATCCCGTTGTCAATTCTTTAGAAGTCGGATCTACAATGAATCGAACATAGACAAGGCATTTGCAGCTTCTATGCAGAAAAATTGCCCCTTCAACGGTGCTGGTGATAGTAACCTCGCACCCTTGGACTCAACGACAGCTAATGGTTTCGACAATAACTATTACAAAAATTTGAGATCTCAGAAAGGTCTTTTCCATTCCGACCAGGAATTATTTAATGGAGGATCTGCTGATGCTCAGGTGACAACATACAGCACCAATCAACAAGACTTTTTCACAGATTTTGTCGCTGCAATGGTGAGGATGGGAAACATCAAGCCTCTTACTGGAACGCAAGGAGAGATTCGAAAGAACTGCAGAAGAATCAATTGA